From a region of the Impatiens glandulifera chromosome 4, dImpGla2.1, whole genome shotgun sequence genome:
- the LOC124934035 gene encoding root phototropism protein 2: protein MAASNIKNSNNRISLAMERTGQWVFSQEIPTDVVVVVGEANFPLHKFMLVAKSNYIRKLILDSKEPDLVRIDLSDIPGGPEIFEKAVKFCYGVNFEITVHNVAALRCAANYLQMTDNYCDGNLIGRTEDFLSQVALISLSGAVVVLKSCEDLLPLADELNIVQRCVDVISIKACNESNFPSRSPPNWWTEELSILDVVFFEKIIIAVKSRGAKSITISSAIITYAERSLRDLVRDHSSTGKKSIESVDSELRIRQREVLESIVTLLPTEKTSLPINFLCCLLRTAIYLRAATGCRNELEKRIAALLEHVTVDDLLVLSFTYDGERMLELDSVRRTISGFVEKDKSVAVFNGGDFRDVCSTAMQRVAKTVDSYLGEIAAYEELSISKFNGIANLVPKGARKVDDDLYRAVDIFLKSHPNLDEIEREKVCSSMDALKLSYEARLHASQNKRLPVQIVLHALYYDQLKLRSGNEERDVSDAVSMRNQVQSDVSLVKENETLRDELMKMKMYISDIQRGNSSNSATITTTSKQTSSKKHGTFFSSFSKKLGKLNPFKHGSKDTSNIIDEDEVEINTKPRRRRFSIS from the exons ATGGCTGCTTCCAACATCAAGAACAGCAACAATCGAATCTCTCTTGCAATGGAAAGAACTGGCCAATG GGTTTTCTCTCAAGAAATTCCAACTGATGTCGTCGTTGTAGTCGGTGAAGCCAATTTCCCTCTCCATAAG TTTATGCTTGTGGCCAAGAGCAATTACATAAGGAAATTGATATTAGATTCAAAGGAACCAGATCTTGTACGGATCGACTTATCTGATATTCCTGGAGGACCAGAGATCTTCGAAAAGGCTGTTAAATTCTGTTATGGTGTCAATTTCGAGATAACTGTTCATAATGTTGCCGCACTTCGCTGTGCCGCTAACTACTTACAGATGACTGATAATTACTGCGACGGAAACCTAATCGGCCGGactgaagatttcctttctcaAGTCGCTCTTATAAGCTTATCTGGAGCTGTAGTCGTTCTCAAATCTTGCGAGGATTTACTTCCTCTAGCTGATGAACTCAATATCGTCCAGAGATGCGTTGATGTTATCAGCATAAAG GCTTGTAATGAATCGAATTTTCCGAGTAGATCACCGCCGAATTGGTGGACAGAGGAGTTATCAATACTCGATGTAGTGTTCTTCGAGAAAATCATAATTGCAGTGAAATCTCGTGGCGCGAAGTCTATAACAATATCGAGTGCTATAATAACCTACGCAGAAAGATCTCTTCGTGATCTAGTCCGAGATCATTCCTCAACGGGGAAGAAATCAATTGAATCAGTAGATTCCGAACTTCGTATTCGTCAGAGAGAAGTTCTTGAATCAATCGTAACATTACTTCCAACAGAGAAGACATCTCTTCCAATTAACTTCCTATGCTGCCTCCTACGAACCGCTATTTACTTGCGAGCAGCGACTGGATGTAGAAACGAACTGGAGAAACGAATTGCTGCTTTGTTAGAACACGTTACGGTTGATGATCTGTTGGTTCTATCGTTCACTTATGATGGAGAAAGGATGCTTGAATTGGATAGCGTGAGAAGAACTATATCTGGATTTGTTGAGAAGGATAAGAGTGTTGCTGTCTTCAATGGTGGTGATTTTCGAGATGTTTGCTCGACGGCAATGCAACGAGTAGCGAAAACTGTTGACTCTTATCTTGGCGAGATTGCTGCGTATGAGGAATTGAGTATCTCGAAGTTTAATGGAATCGCAAATCTTGTACCGAAGGGAGCTAGAAAAGTCGATGATGATCTATATAGAGCCGTCGACATCTTCTTGAAG TCTCATCCAAACCTAGACGAAATCGAACGAGAGAAAGTATGTAGTTCGATGGATGCATTAAAGTTATCATACGAAGCAAGATTACATGCATCCCAAAACAAAAGATTACCAGTGCAGATAGTTCTTCACGCCCTGTATTACGATCAATTGAAACTAAGGAGTGGTAATGAAGAAAGGGACGTATCGGACGCTGTTTCAATGAGGAATCAAGTTCAATCGGATGTTTCTCTTGTTAAGGAAAACGAAACCCTTCGTGACGAActaatgaagatgaagatgtaCATATCTGATATCCAGAGAGGTAACAGCAGCAATAGCGCGACAATTACGACGACGTCAAAACAAACGAGTTCAAAAAAACACGGTACATTCTTCTCGTCTTTTTCTAAAAAGTTAGGGAAATTGAATCCGTTTAAACATGGATCTAAGGATACGTCGAATATTATcgatgaagatgaagttgagATTAATACTAAGCCGAGAAGGAGGAGGTTTTCTATATCTtaa